Proteins from a single region of Apostichopus japonicus isolate 1M-3 chromosome 21, ASM3797524v1, whole genome shotgun sequence:
- the LOC139963265 gene encoding ectonucleotide pyrophosphatase/phosphodiesterase family member 5-like isoform X2 has translation MLRDVDHACHKYGPESKAATKAVEEMDRMVGYLVDVLKKHNLHDVLNILVVADHGQVEVFPSQTIFLDEHVDRALYFGYQDTPVFSIFPHKDDDIPVIMKKLEKVEHLTVYTKDKIPEKYHYRNNKRIPPILLMADVGWNVAQNKTETPYWETTIGEHGYGNDVSKMWPTFVASGPAFRKGIMSEPFSSTDIYSLICHILRIEPRPHNGSIEHVKHLFADGLPSHQPSVLRASLGVVTFLLVVVTSLMLLSCSLMLKYRTEARSVRRLEEAEGLLDEDLEA, from the exons ATGCTAAGAG ATGTGGACCATGCCTGTCATAAGTATGGTCCAGAGTCCAAGGCAGCCACAAAAGCAGTGGAAGAGATGGACCGCATGGTTGGTTATTTAGTTGATGTACTGAAGAAGCACAATCTACATGACGTTCTCAATATCCTTGTTGTAGCTGATCACGGACAAGTAGAAGTATTTCCGTCACAGACGATCTTTTTAGATGAACATGTTGACCGGGCACTGTACTTTGGTTACCAAGATACTCCTGTATTCTCAATTTTTCCACACAAAG ATGACGATATCCCTGTGATCATGAAGAAACTAGAAAAGGTTGAACATTTAACGGTCTATACCAAGGACAAAATACCGGAGAAATACCATTATAGGAACAACAAACGTATCCCACCCATCCTACTAATGGCCGATGTTGGATGGAATGTGGCACAGAATAAAACAGAAACGCCTTACTGGGAAA CAACCATCGGTGAACATGGCTACGGCAACGATGTTTCCAAAATGTGGCCGACCTTTGTTGCCAGTGGACCAGCTTTCAGAAAAGGCATCATGAGTGAACCATTCAGTTCAACTGACATCTATTCTCTGATATGCCATATTCTGAGAATTGAGCCACGCCCCCACAACGGGTCCATAGAGCATGTCAAGCATCTTTTTGCTGATGGCCTCCCCAGTCACCAACCGTCTGTGCTTCGTG CTTCATTGGGAGTAGTGACATTCCTATTGGTAGTTGTAACAAGCCTGATGTTACTGAGCTGCAGTTTGATGCTGAAATACAGGACAGAGGCTAGATCAGTGAGGAGACTCGAAGAAGCTGAAGGATTACTCGACGAGGATCTGGAGGCTTAG
- the LOC139963265 gene encoding ectonucleotide pyrophosphatase/phosphodiesterase family member 5-like isoform X1 gives MMFALSHCMWLVIILCQLWSRSVAINEPLLLMVGMDAFRWDFLDRAQTPHFDDLTGSGIRAKHIVNVFPTKSAPNWYTIVTGLYPEAHGLVNNHVYDPLVNCDQPSMGVDLNCSDPLLWNQAEPIWITNQRQGGKSGVLNFPFGMTVQYDGMIANFTTNPAKPLISKEKLVDDIVELFATKSINFGIIWFPDVDHACHKYGPESKAATKAVEEMDRMVGYLVDVLKKHNLHDVLNILVVADHGQVEVFPSQTIFLDEHVDRALYFGYQDTPVFSIFPHKDDDIPVIMKKLEKVEHLTVYTKDKIPEKYHYRNNKRIPPILLMADVGWNVAQNKTETPYWETTIGEHGYGNDVSKMWPTFVASGPAFRKGIMSEPFSSTDIYSLICHILRIEPRPHNGSIEHVKHLFADGLPSHQPSVLRASLGVVTFLLVVVTSLMLLSCSLMLKYRTEARSVRRLEEAEGLLDEDLEA, from the exons ATGATGTTTGCTTTATCTCATTGTATGTGGCTGGTCATCATTCTTTGTCAACTTTGGTCTCGTTCAGTTGCAATAAATGAACCGTTACTGTTAATGGTAGGAATGGATGCTTTCAGATGGGATTTTCTGGACCGTGCCCAAACACCTCATTTTGATGATTTAACAGGGAGCGGCATTCGAGCAAAGCACATCGTCAACGTTTTTCCAACAAAAAGTGCCCCTAACTGGTACACCATTGTCACTGGGTTATATCCGGAAGCCCATGGGTTAGTCAACAACCATGTGTATGATCCCTTAGTGAATTGTGATCAGCCCTCCATGGGAGTTGATCTAAATTGTTCAGATCCATTATTGTGGAACCAAGCTGAACCTATATGGATCACAAATCAACGTCAGGGAGGGAAAAGCGGAGTTCTAAACTTTCCATTTGGCATGACAGTGCAATATGATGGCATGATTGCTAATTTCACCACAAATCCTGCCAAACCACTTATCAGCAAGGAGAAACTTGTTGATGATATTGTTGAACTTTTTGCGACTAAGAGTATTAACTTTGGGATTATCTGGTTTCCAGATGTGGACCATGCCTGTCATAAGTATGGTCCAGAGTCCAAGGCAGCCACAAAAGCAGTGGAAGAGATGGACCGCATGGTTGGTTATTTAGTTGATGTACTGAAGAAGCACAATCTACATGACGTTCTCAATATCCTTGTTGTAGCTGATCACGGACAAGTAGAAGTATTTCCGTCACAGACGATCTTTTTAGATGAACATGTTGACCGGGCACTGTACTTTGGTTACCAAGATACTCCTGTATTCTCAATTTTTCCACACAAAG ATGACGATATCCCTGTGATCATGAAGAAACTAGAAAAGGTTGAACATTTAACGGTCTATACCAAGGACAAAATACCGGAGAAATACCATTATAGGAACAACAAACGTATCCCACCCATCCTACTAATGGCCGATGTTGGATGGAATGTGGCACAGAATAAAACAGAAACGCCTTACTGGGAAA CAACCATCGGTGAACATGGCTACGGCAACGATGTTTCCAAAATGTGGCCGACCTTTGTTGCCAGTGGACCAGCTTTCAGAAAAGGCATCATGAGTGAACCATTCAGTTCAACTGACATCTATTCTCTGATATGCCATATTCTGAGAATTGAGCCACGCCCCCACAACGGGTCCATAGAGCATGTCAAGCATCTTTTTGCTGATGGCCTCCCCAGTCACCAACCGTCTGTGCTTCGTG CTTCATTGGGAGTAGTGACATTCCTATTGGTAGTTGTAACAAGCCTGATGTTACTGAGCTGCAGTTTGATGCTGAAATACAGGACAGAGGCTAGATCAGTGAGGAGACTCGAAGAAGCTGAAGGATTACTCGACGAGGATCTGGAGGCTTAG
- the LOC139963265 gene encoding ectonucleotide pyrophosphatase/phosphodiesterase family member 5-like isoform X3 yields the protein MDRMVGYLVDVLKKHNLHDVLNILVVADHGQVEVFPSQTIFLDEHVDRALYFGYQDTPVFSIFPHKDDDIPVIMKKLEKVEHLTVYTKDKIPEKYHYRNNKRIPPILLMADVGWNVAQNKTETPYWETTIGEHGYGNDVSKMWPTFVASGPAFRKGIMSEPFSSTDIYSLICHILRIEPRPHNGSIEHVKHLFADGLPSHQPSVLRASLGVVTFLLVVVTSLMLLSCSLMLKYRTEARSVRRLEEAEGLLDEDLEA from the exons ATGGACCGCATGGTTGGTTATTTAGTTGATGTACTGAAGAAGCACAATCTACATGACGTTCTCAATATCCTTGTTGTAGCTGATCACGGACAAGTAGAAGTATTTCCGTCACAGACGATCTTTTTAGATGAACATGTTGACCGGGCACTGTACTTTGGTTACCAAGATACTCCTGTATTCTCAATTTTTCCACACAAAG ATGACGATATCCCTGTGATCATGAAGAAACTAGAAAAGGTTGAACATTTAACGGTCTATACCAAGGACAAAATACCGGAGAAATACCATTATAGGAACAACAAACGTATCCCACCCATCCTACTAATGGCCGATGTTGGATGGAATGTGGCACAGAATAAAACAGAAACGCCTTACTGGGAAA CAACCATCGGTGAACATGGCTACGGCAACGATGTTTCCAAAATGTGGCCGACCTTTGTTGCCAGTGGACCAGCTTTCAGAAAAGGCATCATGAGTGAACCATTCAGTTCAACTGACATCTATTCTCTGATATGCCATATTCTGAGAATTGAGCCACGCCCCCACAACGGGTCCATAGAGCATGTCAAGCATCTTTTTGCTGATGGCCTCCCCAGTCACCAACCGTCTGTGCTTCGTG CTTCATTGGGAGTAGTGACATTCCTATTGGTAGTTGTAACAAGCCTGATGTTACTGAGCTGCAGTTTGATGCTGAAATACAGGACAGAGGCTAGATCAGTGAGGAGACTCGAAGAAGCTGAAGGATTACTCGACGAGGATCTGGAGGCTTAG